The window TTGGCAATTACGATTACTATCTGGAAAAGATTCAAGAGAAAGATCTCGTCATACAGCGTGAGGACTCTGTCGCGGAGCAAAAAGAAACCCACGAAGAAATGAAGCGTAGAAGAAATACCGAGAAACAACTAACAAAACAATATGAGAAGGTAGAAGCAGACATTCAACAAACAGAAGAGGAAATTGCAAATTTAGAAAATGAGCTATGCAATCCTGAAATATTTGATGATCACGAAAAGGTCACCATCCTAAATCAAAAACTTACAGAAAAACAACAACAGTTAAATCAATTATTAGAAAAATGGGAACTTCTAGCGAATGAATTGCAGTAGACTAATGACCTGTCTTTCAGGTTGAATTCTCCTGTTAAAATTGTGAGTGCAGACTCCGATATTAGATGTATCAATTCCCATCACACCAATAGGAGGACTTACAAATGAAGAAATTAGTCATCGTAGTACTTTGCATCGCTCTTCTTGTCCCTGCCCAAGTTTTTGCCGTAGTATCCACTGCTGATCAAGTAATTATCTCTGAGAAAGAACGACAACTATTAAAAGATTTTTATGTGAAACTAGAGAATATGATTGTTAAGCTACAGTCAGAGACAGATAAGCTAAAGTATAAAAAGCAGCTAGAAGAAAATATCCTTCGAAACGAGACCGTCCCATACATAAACCGTTTTGAACGATTAAATACCATGTATTATGAGATTGACGCTAATTTACAGAAATCGCAAGCCGCTACAATTAACGCTAGTGAACAGCAACGTTTACGAGAATTCTCTACTAAAATTGAAGGTAGGATTAGTACTCTTAAAAATGAGCGAGAGATCCTGTCATATAAGAATCAATTAACTGAAATCATGAATGCAAATCTTACTTTTACAGATAGAAATGCAAAACTACTTTCCTTATACCATGCTGTAGAAGGGGCTATCAATCAAAGTTATAAACAAGTAACTAACGACAGCGAACAACAAAGATTACGCGAATTCTATACTAAAATTGAAGGTAGGATTGCTACCCTTAAAAATGATCGGGAGGTTCTGTCGTTTAAGACCCAATTAACTGAAATCATGAATGCAAATCTTTCTTTTAATGATAAAAATGCAAAATTACTTTCCTTATACCATACCGTAGAAGGCGCTATCAGCCAAAATTACGATCTGGAAATGAGAAAAGAGCTAGAAAAAAGACAAGAACTTGAAAAACAAAAGCAACTAGATAAACAAAAAGAAAATGAAAAAGCGAGAGAAATTATAGACCCTACGAATAAGTTGCAAGAAGAACTACGCCTAGCGCAAGAAAAAATACGAGCAATGACGAACCGTATCGCTGAGTTGGAAAGAATCACCCTGTTAAAAGATGATGAAATACGTAAATTAAAGGAAAGAGATGTCAAGGATCGATTATTCATCGAGGGGAAAACGCTTCAGTATGATGTACCTCCAATGATACAAAATGGAAGAACTCTAGTACCTGTAAGAGCGATTAGCGAAGGTTTGGGCGCA of the Desulfuribacillus stibiiarsenatis genome contains:
- a CDS encoding copper amine oxidase N-terminal domain-containing protein, producing the protein MKKLVIVVLCIALLVPAQVFAVVSTADQVIISEKERQLLKDFYVKLENMIVKLQSETDKLKYKKQLEENILRNETVPYINRFERLNTMYYEIDANLQKSQAATINASEQQRLREFSTKIEGRISTLKNEREILSYKNQLTEIMNANLTFTDRNAKLLSLYHAVEGAINQSYKQVTNDSEQQRLREFYTKIEGRIATLKNDREVLSFKTQLTEIMNANLSFNDKNAKLLSLYHTVEGAISQNYDLEMRKELEKRQELEKQKQLDKQKENEKAREIIDPTNKLQEELRLAQEKIRAMTNRIAELERITLLKDDEIRKLKERDVKDRLFIEGKTLQYDVPPMIQNGRTLVPVRAISEGLGADVGWSAIDRKVTVLKDDKTIELTANSTTVLVNGQKQVIDVPATIINGRVMVPLRFVSEILGINVMYNDKTGDIDVGL